From a single Prionailurus bengalensis isolate Pbe53 chromosome A1, Fcat_Pben_1.1_paternal_pri, whole genome shotgun sequence genomic region:
- the LOC122479170 gene encoding putative olfactory receptor 2W6 encodes MERNNESSGNFILLGFSDQPKLGMVLFFTNMVFYFLAIMGNSSIIFLSLVDPRLHTPMYFFLCNLSLLDLCYTSSSIPQMLVNLWGPQKTITYMGCVIQLFAFLSVGGIECILLSVMAYDRFVAVCKPLHYMTIMHPQLCLRLAACAWLTGIANSILMSPLTMSLERCGHHHINHFVCEMPAIIRISCVDTRRVEGLAFFLAIPIVLVPLTIILISYGYIVATVLRIQSAAGKRKAFNTCSSHMIVVSLFYSTIIYMYMQPGNVASQDQGKFLTLFYCLVTPTLNPFIYTLRNKDVKGAMWKVLGKDYSLSDARGH; translated from the coding sequence ATGGAAAGAAATAATGAGAGCTCTGGAAACTTCATTCTGCTTGGGTTCTCTGACCAGCCAAAGCTGGGGATGGTCTTGTTTTTCACTAACATGGTGTTTTACTTTCTGGCTATCATGGGCAACTCATCCATCATCTTCCTGTCCCTGGTGGACCCTCGACTGCACACACCTATGTACTTCTTCCTCTGCAACCTGTCACTCCTGGATCTCTGTTACACTTCTAGCAGCATTCCTCAGATGCTGGTAAACCTCTGGGGCCCACAAAAGACCATTACCTATATGGGCTGTGTCATACAACTCTTTGCGTTCCTGTCTGTGGGTGGCATTGAATGCATTCTTCTTTCTgtcatggcctatgaccgctttGTGGCTGTTTGCAAGCCTCTTCACTACATGACCATCATGCACCCACAGCTGTGCCTGCGACTGGCAGCCTGTGCCTGGCTCACTGGGATTGCCAATTCCATCCTCATGTCCCCACTGACAATGTCCCTGGAGCGGTGTGGTCACCATCACATCAACCACTTTGTGTGTGAGATGCCAGCCATCATCCGCATTTCCTGCGTGGACACTAGGCGTGTTGAAGGCCTGGCTTTCTTCTTGGCCATCCCCATTGTCCTGGTGCCCCTCACCATAATACTGATTTCCTATGGCTATATTGTAGCCACGGTTCTGCGGATCCAGTCTGCAGCTGGGAAGCGCAAGGCCTTCAACACCTGCTCTTCCCACATGATTGTAGTGTCTCTCTTCTATAGCACTATAATCTACATGTACATGCAGCCTGGGAATGTGGCAAGCCAGGACCAGGGCAAGTTCCTAACCCTCTTCTACTGTCTGGTGACCCCCACTCTGAATCCTTTCATCTACACACTGAGAAACAAAGATGTGAAGGGAGCCATGTGGAAGGTTCTTGGGAAAGACTACAGCCTGTCGGATGCAAGAGGGCACTGA